Proteins from a genomic interval of Caldicellulosiruptor diazotrophicus:
- a CDS encoding polysaccharide deacetylase family protein translates to MKKIYYCFPGGRFKALTMSYDDGKKQDIKLVEILNKYRIKGTFNLNAGLLGQSDRISKEDVKKLYEGHEIASHTYNHPTIARCPHDQVVQQIIEDRKILEDIVGYPVRGLAYPNGSYTPEIKKLLPYCGIDYARIVGDSFDFSLPFDFYEWKATCHHNHNLLKLAEQFLSFYKRQYLYLFYVWGHSYEFDNDNNWDLIEEFCKMVGDQPDIWYATNIEIVDYIKALQNLKFSANGDFVYNPSSIDVWISVDDKIVKVEGGKITKLL, encoded by the coding sequence ATGAAAAAGATTTATTATTGTTTTCCTGGTGGCAGGTTCAAAGCACTGACAATGAGCTATGACGATGGCAAAAAGCAGGATATAAAACTTGTTGAAATTTTAAACAAGTATAGAATTAAAGGGACATTTAATTTAAACGCTGGACTTTTGGGCCAAAGTGATAGAATTTCAAAAGAAGATGTAAAAAAGCTTTATGAAGGTCATGAAATTGCATCGCATACTTACAATCATCCAACAATTGCAAGGTGTCCTCATGACCAAGTAGTTCAGCAGATAATTGAGGACAGAAAGATTTTAGAAGACATCGTTGGATATCCAGTAAGAGGGCTTGCCTATCCAAATGGATCTTATACACCTGAGATAAAAAAGCTTTTGCCATACTGTGGAATTGATTATGCAAGAATAGTTGGGGATAGTTTTGATTTTTCTCTTCCGTTTGATTTTTATGAATGGAAGGCAACCTGCCACCATAACCATAATCTTTTAAAACTTGCAGAGCAGTTTTTAAGCTTTTATAAGAGGCAATATCTGTATCTTTTTTATGTCTGGGGACACAGCTATGAGTTTGACAATGACAACAACTGGGATTTAATTGAAGAGTTTTGCAAAATGGTAGGTGACCAACCAGATATTTGGTATGCAACAAACATCGAGATTGTTGATTACATAAAGGCATTGCAAAATCTCAAGTTTTCAGCAAACGGCGACTTTGTATACAACCCATCTTCAATTGACGTCTGGATTTCTGTAGATGATAAGATTGTTAAGGTTGAAGGTGGGAAGATAACAAAGCTTTTATAA
- a CDS encoding alpha-amylase family glycosyl hydrolase — protein MSVLEKLVEILNNKAKEWDGKNDFRVPKLWDSFGYDGFEKKENNDGTISVNPYKFVAQAIEKAILPCMKNNTDYLQPLSKILSKGNRPSEKSYNSWIEKSSVYGMQIRTFSAWDHDLSKELELENSFGLKDTGTFVKTIALLPHIKRMGFDAIYALPINKNSTRYKKGEMGSPYAVKNFFELDPVLFDPMADKLSIDEQFKALIEACHILDIRFIIDIIPRTSARDSDFILEHPDWFYWIKIDDLEEYGPPKLTLIKEFTKANEENIELIYKDPAVQKHIKKFVPSPDRFAPQKWQSIKDRCEKDKNLDFFELIEKEIGITTAPAFSDCLNDPQPPWTDVTYLRLYLDNPMQSAKYVDESQPPYILFDIIRGNIFKGKKPNKELWEKIASIIVHYQKNFGIDGARIDMGHALPKELEDMIISNARKEDPEFCFIAEELSMDADRKAKESGYNMIIGDLWAREPRYYQGTLKKVLDILLQLEVPVFAACEIPDSPRAASRLGKREFSRFATVLNFFLPNSVPFVTCGQEVYEVQPMNLGLDPQPDGKFMLSKSDPLYGKLAFFDKYALHWTNEDADEMIDLIEEVAKIRKEYLDFMSKENFFKIPHNSKFVLPFGYKLFTEHEKQYLIVVANADILRKRKIRLDLMKAGLFDVGKGRQIECIYSLKGDKSNAYDFPHVTVDMETLDIKILKVK, from the coding sequence ATGTCAGTTTTAGAAAAACTTGTTGAGATTCTGAATAATAAAGCAAAAGAGTGGGATGGAAAAAACGATTTCAGAGTACCAAAACTTTGGGATAGTTTCGGCTATGATGGGTTTGAGAAAAAAGAAAACAATGATGGCACAATCTCAGTAAACCCGTATAAGTTTGTTGCACAGGCGATAGAAAAAGCAATTTTGCCTTGTATGAAAAATAATACTGATTACCTTCAACCACTTTCAAAAATACTTTCTAAAGGCAATAGACCTTCAGAAAAAAGTTATAACAGCTGGATTGAAAAGAGCAGTGTATATGGTATGCAAATTCGTACATTTTCAGCCTGGGATCATGACTTATCAAAAGAACTTGAACTTGAAAATAGCTTCGGTCTAAAAGATACAGGTACATTTGTTAAAACAATTGCATTGCTGCCTCATATAAAGAGAATGGGTTTTGATGCCATTTACGCTCTTCCAATTAACAAAAACAGCACAAGGTATAAAAAAGGTGAGATGGGTTCGCCTTATGCAGTCAAGAACTTTTTTGAACTTGACCCAGTGCTTTTTGACCCTATGGCAGATAAGCTTTCAATAGATGAACAATTTAAAGCTTTGATTGAAGCGTGCCATATTCTTGACATAAGATTTATAATTGATATTATTCCACGCACATCTGCAAGGGACTCTGATTTTATACTGGAACATCCTGATTGGTTTTACTGGATTAAAATAGATGATTTAGAAGAATACGGTCCACCAAAGCTGACTTTGATAAAAGAGTTTACAAAGGCAAATGAAGAAAATATTGAGCTTATATACAAGGATCCGGCTGTGCAAAAGCACATTAAAAAGTTTGTACCATCACCTGACAGGTTCGCACCGCAAAAGTGGCAGAGTATAAAAGATAGGTGCGAAAAAGACAAAAACCTTGACTTTTTCGAGCTAATTGAAAAAGAGATTGGGATAACTACTGCACCAGCTTTTTCAGACTGTCTGAATGACCCGCAGCCGCCTTGGACAGATGTGACGTATTTGAGACTGTATCTTGACAATCCTATGCAGTCTGCAAAGTATGTAGATGAAAGCCAGCCACCGTATATTCTTTTTGATATTATAAGAGGAAATATCTTCAAAGGCAAAAAGCCAAACAAAGAGCTTTGGGAAAAAATTGCAAGCATCATTGTACATTACCAGAAGAACTTTGGCATAGATGGTGCGAGGATTGACATGGGTCACGCTCTTCCAAAAGAGCTGGAAGATATGATAATCTCAAATGCCAGAAAAGAAGACCCCGAATTTTGCTTTATTGCAGAAGAACTTTCAATGGATGCAGATAGGAAAGCGAAAGAGTCGGGGTATAACATGATAATTGGTGATCTTTGGGCAAGAGAACCACGATACTATCAAGGAACACTGAAAAAGGTTTTGGATATACTTTTGCAGCTTGAAGTTCCTGTTTTTGCGGCATGTGAAATCCCAGACAGTCCGCGTGCGGCTTCAAGGCTTGGAAAAAGAGAATTTTCACGGTTTGCAACAGTTTTAAATTTCTTTTTGCCAAACAGCGTGCCTTTTGTCACGTGCGGGCAGGAAGTTTATGAAGTTCAGCCAATGAACTTAGGTCTTGACCCACAACCAGATGGCAAGTTCATGCTTTCTAAATCAGATCCTCTTTATGGTAAGCTTGCGTTTTTTGATAAATACGCTCTTCACTGGACAAACGAAGATGCAGATGAAATGATAGATTTAATTGAAGAAGTAGCTAAGATAAGAAAAGAATATCTGGACTTTATGAGTAAAGAAAACTTTTTCAAGATTCCTCACAACAGCAAATTTGTTTTGCCATTTGGATACAAACTTTTTACTGAACATGAGAAGCAGTACCTGATTGTAGTTGCAAATGCTGATATTTTACGAAAAAGAAAAATAAGGTTGGATTTGATGAAAGCAGGTTTATTTGATGTGGGGAAAGGAAGACAAATTGAGTGTATCTACTCTCTGAAAGGAGATAAAAGTAATGCTTACGATTTTCCACATGTTACAGTTGATATGGAAACTCTTGATATAAAAATTTTGAAGGTAAAATAA
- a CDS encoding SPFH domain-containing protein, protein MLELLIMIGVLVLAVYLFLKLIGLRVIPNDKVGIVEKWWSFKGSLDEQIIALHGEAGFQPEVLRGGIHFRTPLMYKVHIVPLVTIPQGQIGYVFARDGKPLDPTQTLGKVIPECNNFQDVRAFLENGGQRGPQRAILREGTYAFNLAQFIVITEDKIYYLPMGNKEEKEMIEKMVQTLKSRNAFRPIVITEDKVGIVTVHDGPSLPSGDIVAPTVGDDPSDPETYHNNFQDPEKFLKAGGFRGRQLQVLVEGTYFINRLFATVELIDKTVIEVGYVGVVVSYVGPKGQDTSGEDYKHGELVEKGYRGVWKDPLMPGKYAFNTYAGKIVKVPTTNIILKWISNQTGTHRYDENLKEVSLITKDAFEPSLPLAVVLHIDYRKAPLVVQRFGDLKMLVEQTLDPMVSAYFKNIGQKKTLIELIQQRDEIQKIASAEMKERFAHYNLELEEVLIGTPMSSPNDNKIDAILEQLRDRQIALEQIETYSRQQKAAEKERELREAEARAAQQKLLTESEINIQIQTNQGKAEYQRSLQEAQKIKALAEAEAEKEARIGIGRAIAIEEQVKAYGGPQYQVLQDVMGKFTQALEKTGIDIVPETVVAMGEKASSASFNAFEMLLTLLLTKELGIEFKVKETEDENVKKIKQEILNSILLAKESDKKEEIKENSQNLQQENNVS, encoded by the coding sequence ATGTTGGAACTTTTAATCATGATTGGTGTTTTGGTACTTGCAGTTTATCTTTTTTTAAAGCTCATAGGTCTTCGCGTCATTCCAAATGACAAAGTGGGTATTGTCGAAAAATGGTGGTCTTTCAAAGGTTCACTGGACGAGCAGATTATAGCGCTGCATGGGGAGGCAGGCTTTCAGCCAGAGGTTTTAAGAGGTGGTATACATTTTAGAACACCTCTTATGTACAAAGTCCATATCGTACCACTTGTTACAATTCCACAGGGTCAGATTGGCTATGTGTTTGCAAGAGATGGGAAACCGCTTGATCCAACCCAAACACTTGGCAAAGTTATTCCGGAGTGCAATAATTTTCAAGATGTACGTGCTTTTTTAGAAAATGGAGGGCAAAGAGGTCCTCAAAGGGCAATACTGAGAGAAGGAACATATGCATTTAACCTTGCTCAGTTTATAGTCATTACAGAGGACAAAATTTATTATCTCCCAATGGGCAACAAAGAGGAAAAAGAGATGATAGAGAAGATGGTCCAGACTCTAAAATCGCGAAACGCTTTCAGACCCATTGTAATAACAGAGGACAAGGTTGGGATTGTAACTGTACACGACGGACCATCACTTCCAAGTGGTGATATTGTTGCACCAACTGTTGGCGATGACCCATCTGACCCTGAGACTTATCACAACAACTTCCAAGACCCCGAAAAGTTTTTAAAAGCAGGTGGATTTCGTGGAAGACAGCTTCAGGTGCTTGTTGAAGGGACATACTTTATAAACCGTCTGTTTGCAACAGTTGAGCTGATTGACAAAACGGTCATTGAAGTTGGATATGTTGGAGTTGTTGTATCTTATGTTGGGCCAAAAGGGCAGGATACATCAGGTGAGGACTACAAACATGGTGAGCTTGTTGAAAAAGGATACAGAGGCGTTTGGAAAGATCCTCTAATGCCGGGCAAATACGCTTTTAACACATATGCTGGAAAAATTGTCAAAGTACCAACGACAAATATAATATTAAAATGGATAAGCAACCAGACAGGCACGCACCGCTATGACGAAAACCTCAAAGAAGTAAGTTTAATTACAAAAGATGCGTTTGAACCGTCGCTACCATTGGCAGTTGTTCTTCACATAGACTACAGGAAAGCTCCTTTGGTTGTCCAGAGATTTGGAGATTTGAAGATGCTTGTTGAGCAGACTCTTGACCCGATGGTATCTGCATACTTTAAAAATATTGGGCAGAAAAAGACTCTCATTGAGCTTATTCAGCAAAGGGATGAAATTCAAAAGATAGCATCAGCTGAAATGAAAGAGAGATTTGCTCATTACAACTTGGAACTTGAAGAGGTTTTAATTGGAACGCCAATGTCATCTCCAAACGACAACAAGATAGACGCAATTTTAGAGCAGCTTCGCGACAGGCAAATTGCCCTTGAGCAGATAGAAACATATTCGCGCCAGCAAAAAGCAGCAGAAAAAGAAAGAGAGCTCAGAGAGGCAGAAGCTCGGGCTGCCCAGCAAAAACTTTTGACAGAGTCTGAGATAAACATCCAGATTCAGACAAACCAAGGAAAGGCGGAATATCAGAGGTCACTTCAAGAAGCTCAGAAGATAAAAGCATTGGCTGAGGCAGAAGCAGAGAAAGAAGCGCGAATTGGTATTGGCCGGGCAATTGCCATAGAAGAGCAGGTAAAGGCATACGGCGGACCGCAATATCAAGTTCTGCAGGATGTCATGGGCAAGTTTACTCAGGCTTTGGAGAAAACTGGCATCGACATTGTTCCTGAAACAGTTGTTGCAATGGGTGAGAAGGCTTCTTCTGCATCTTTCAATGCGTTTGAAATGCTACTGACTTTGCTTTTGACAAAAGAACTTGGTATTGAATTCAAGGTAAAAGAGACAGAGGATGAGAATGTCAAAAAGATAAAGCAGGAGATACTAAATTCAATACTTCTTGCAAAGGAAAGTGATAAGAAGGAAGAAATCAAAGAGAATTCACAGAATTTACAACAGGAAAATAATGTATCTTAA
- a CDS encoding TM1812 family CRISPR-associated protein, producing MLDKIIEYLHVEIAKNYKNSPKLDKNRWIKIINTLGFYLGIIGVINYANILKYEKQKGVKKDDIKNMMKDMYRKFGLTNNIDILCVELDKLSSPIKKVALDILKNNVRNYLKKEKKDRMQRNFFAYCGLEKNFVIVNVENEETYIRYTDDLPELREMVKEMLLKRI from the coding sequence TTGCTGGATAAGATAATTGAATACTTGCATGTTGAAATAGCCAAAAACTACAAAAATTCGCCGAAATTAGACAAAAATAGATGGATTAAAATAATAAATACTCTTGGATTTTATTTGGGGATAATTGGTGTGATAAATTATGCAAACATTTTAAAATATGAAAAACAAAAAGGTGTTAAAAAGGATGATATAAAGAATATGATGAAGGATATGTATAGAAAATTTGGTCTTACTAATAACATTGATATTTTGTGTGTTGAATTAGATAAACTTAGTTCTCCAATCAAAAAAGTAGCCTTAGATATCTTGAAGAACAATGTTAGGAACTATCTTAAAAAAGAAAAAAAAGATCGAATGCAACGTAACTTTTTTGCATACTGTGGACTTGAAAAGAATTTTGTTATTGTAAATGTAGAAAATGAAGAAACTTATATAAGATACACCGATGATTTGCCCGAATTAAGAGAAATGGTGAAAGAGATGCTTCTTAAACGAATATAA
- the pfkB gene encoding 1-phosphofructokinase, whose amino-acid sequence MIYTVTLNPAIDMTVYIDELQKGQVNRSSLCIIDAGGKGINVSKVIKSLGGKSIALGFLGNDNKDWFLKYLKNMQIDYDFIFVDGLTRTNIKIVETAQKVYTDLNQNGFEVKKKDINLLFDKIDRIAKTDDIFVISGSLPPGTDEDVYVELIRMLKRKGAKVIYDADGKALESGVLEKPDVIKPNIYEFKCLFDVEENDLASIVTSAKKLIENGIKKVLISMGSKGAVFVTENMELFANAAEVEVKSTTGAGDSMVAAISYGLSQNMDDVSIFKLALACAAAKVSKEGVKAPDKKEIERFFEKIKLEKLGELKWI is encoded by the coding sequence TTGATCTATACAGTCACACTAAATCCAGCAATAGATATGACAGTGTATATCGATGAGCTTCAAAAAGGGCAAGTAAACAGAAGTAGCCTTTGTATAATAGATGCAGGTGGAAAAGGCATAAATGTTTCAAAGGTTATAAAATCATTGGGCGGAAAATCAATTGCTCTTGGTTTTTTAGGAAATGACAATAAAGACTGGTTTTTGAAATACTTAAAAAACATGCAGATTGATTATGACTTTATTTTTGTAGATGGTCTTACACGAACAAATATCAAAATTGTTGAGACGGCACAAAAAGTTTATACTGACCTCAATCAAAATGGTTTTGAAGTGAAGAAGAAAGACATAAACCTTTTGTTTGATAAGATAGATAGAATTGCAAAAACTGATGACATCTTTGTGATCTCAGGAAGCCTTCCACCTGGTACAGATGAAGATGTGTATGTAGAGCTTATAAGAATGCTAAAACGAAAAGGTGCAAAGGTTATATATGATGCCGACGGAAAAGCGCTTGAGAGCGGTGTTTTAGAAAAGCCAGATGTTATAAAGCCTAATATCTACGAATTTAAGTGCCTTTTTGATGTCGAGGAAAATGATTTAGCTTCTATTGTAACTTCAGCAAAAAAACTTATAGAAAATGGGATAAAAAAGGTTTTGATTTCGATGGGGTCAAAGGGTGCAGTTTTTGTGACAGAAAACATGGAGTTGTTTGCAAATGCAGCTGAGGTTGAGGTAAAAAGCACAACAGGTGCTGGCGATTCAATGGTTGCAGCTATTTCTTATGGGCTTTCACAAAATATGGATGATGTATCTATTTTCAAACTTGCTTTAGCCTGTGCAGCGGCAAAAGTCTCAAAGGAAGGTGTAAAGGCGCCTGATAAAAAAGAGATTGAGAGGTTTTTCGAAAAAATTAAATTAGAAAAACTGGGGGAATTAAAATGGATATAA
- a CDS encoding DeoR/GlpR family DNA-binding transcription regulator, protein MFAEERKSKIAQMIKSGQSVKVSELAKLFGVSESTIRRDLAELEALGIIKRTHGGAVNNFITSFEPSFAEKEDKFAKEKEYIGRLAANMICEGDTVILDSGTTTQYIARNLTARNVTVITNSVNIAYELSNNDNIEVIVTGGVIRTKTKALVGDITQSILRQFRVDKAFVAANGVSIEFGVTTPSHVEAAIKRAMIENAKEVFLVADSSKFGQVTFSLICPVERLDYIITDKMDDRQRAEYEKLGVKVIT, encoded by the coding sequence ATGTTTGCTGAGGAAAGAAAAAGTAAAATTGCGCAGATGATAAAAAGTGGGCAAAGTGTTAAGGTTTCAGAGCTTGCAAAGCTGTTTGGTGTATCAGAGTCTACCATAAGAAGAGATTTGGCGGAGCTTGAGGCGCTGGGGATAATAAAAAGAACCCATGGTGGGGCGGTCAACAATTTCATTACCTCTTTCGAGCCTTCTTTTGCAGAAAAAGAGGACAAGTTTGCAAAAGAAAAAGAATATATAGGAAGACTTGCAGCAAACATGATTTGTGAAGGAGACACAGTTATTTTAGATTCAGGTACAACAACCCAGTATATTGCAAGAAATTTAACAGCAAGAAATGTTACTGTTATAACTAATTCAGTAAATATAGCTTATGAACTGTCAAACAATGACAATATTGAAGTTATTGTTACGGGTGGGGTTATAAGAACAAAGACAAAAGCTCTTGTTGGAGATATAACGCAAAGCATACTCAGGCAATTTAGGGTTGACAAAGCTTTTGTGGCAGCAAACGGAGTGTCGATAGAGTTTGGAGTGACAACGCCAAGCCATGTTGAGGCTGCTATAAAAAGAGCAATGATAGAAAATGCAAAAGAAGTTTTTTTGGTAGCTGATAGTTCAAAATTTGGCCAGGTTACTTTTTCACTCATATGTCCTGTAGAAAGACTTGATTATATTATAACTGATAAGATGGATGACAGACAGAGAGCTGAGTATGAAAAACTTGGTGTAAAGGTCATAACATAA